In a single window of the Streptomyces sp. NBC_00094 genome:
- a CDS encoding DUF6191 domain-containing protein, with protein sequence MARDQRDRRPGHARGRRRQDPPAGGEVERAVTVFGGLDEFFAPGRRHAEEERRRQALTREDPGDADPARGPIDLTSGRVTIRIPRPGSERRVEEVEAVGEGGGLAAAGDAELGEDVGDVDARRLR encoded by the coding sequence GTGGCTCGTGACCAGCGAGACCGACGCCCGGGGCACGCCCGAGGACGGCGACGACAGGATCCTCCGGCTGGAGGTGAGGTAGAGAGGGCGGTGACCGTGTTCGGCGGGCTGGACGAGTTCTTCGCGCCGGGGCGCAGGCACGCCGAGGAGGAACGCCGCAGACAGGCCCTGACCAGGGAGGACCCGGGGGACGCGGACCCGGCGCGCGGCCCGATAGACCTGACCTCGGGCCGCGTGACGATACGGATCCCCCGACCGGGGTCAGAGCGTCGTGTCGAGGAGGTGGAGGCGGTGGGCGAGGGCGGCGGCCTCGCCGCGGCCGGCGACGCCGAGCTTGGCGAGGATGTTGGAGACGTGGACGCTCGCCGTCTTCGGTGA
- a CDS encoding sorbosone dehydrogenase family protein, which translates to MSRPAVLKALWGTAALLLVAGCSSGGGGGGGEPSRTAPATASASVPAAAPTSTRDGRVTVAGTLTEGLASPWGLAELPGGDLLVSSRDEGTVTRVDGKTGAKTPLGEVPGVVRAGEGGLLGIAVRDGWVYAYLTAAHDNRIVRMRYGGGDGDRLGVPQPVLTGIPKGFVHNGGRIAFGPDGMLYAGTGETGLTGLAQDRSSLGGKILRMTPEGRPAPGNPFPGSVVYSYGHRNVQGIAWDAEGRLWAAEFGQNTWDELNLVRPGRNYGWPEVEGRAGKAGFVDPVAQWPPSEASPSGIAYARGAIWMAGLRGERLWRVPLSGTERSGEPEAFLKGTYGRLRTVLAGGDGRLWLVTSETDARGTPEDGDDRILRLEVR; encoded by the coding sequence ATGAGCCGTCCTGCTGTGCTGAAGGCCTTGTGGGGCACCGCCGCGCTCCTGCTCGTGGCGGGGTGCTCGTCGGGCGGGGGCGGCGGGGGCGGTGAGCCCTCCCGTACGGCTCCGGCGACGGCATCGGCCTCTGTCCCGGCCGCGGCCCCGACCTCCACGCGCGACGGCCGGGTCACGGTGGCGGGCACCCTCACCGAGGGGCTGGCGTCGCCCTGGGGGCTCGCGGAGCTGCCCGGCGGCGACCTGCTCGTCTCCTCGCGGGACGAGGGGACGGTCACCCGGGTCGACGGGAAGACCGGCGCGAAGACCCCGCTCGGCGAGGTGCCCGGGGTCGTCCGGGCCGGCGAGGGCGGCCTCCTCGGGATCGCGGTCCGCGACGGCTGGGTGTACGCGTATCTGACGGCCGCGCACGACAACCGGATCGTGCGCATGCGGTACGGAGGCGGGGACGGCGACCGGCTCGGGGTGCCGCAGCCGGTGCTCACCGGCATCCCGAAGGGGTTCGTGCACAACGGCGGGCGGATCGCGTTCGGGCCCGACGGGATGCTGTACGCGGGCACGGGCGAGACGGGCCTGACGGGGCTCGCCCAGGACCGGTCCTCGCTCGGCGGGAAGATCCTGAGGATGACGCCCGAAGGCCGCCCGGCGCCCGGCAACCCCTTCCCCGGCTCGGTGGTCTACTCGTACGGGCACCGGAACGTGCAGGGGATCGCCTGGGACGCGGAGGGGCGGCTGTGGGCGGCCGAGTTCGGGCAGAACACCTGGGACGAACTGAACCTGGTCAGGCCGGGGCGCAACTACGGCTGGCCGGAGGTCGAGGGGCGGGCCGGGAAGGCCGGGTTCGTGGACCCCGTGGCCCAGTGGCCGCCCTCGGAGGCCTCCCCCAGCGGCATCGCGTACGCGCGGGGCGCGATCTGGATGGCCGGGCTCAGGGGCGAGCGGCTGTGGCGCGTACCGCTCTCCGGAACGGAACGCTCCGGGGAGCCCGAGGCGTTCCTGAAGGGTACGTACGGACGGCTGCGCACGGTCCTCGCCGGCGGTGACGGCCGGCTGTGGCTCGTGACCAGCGAGACCGACGCCCGGGGCACGCCCGAGGACGGCGACGACAGGATCCTCCGGCTGGAGGTGAGGTAG
- a CDS encoding aldo/keto reductase yields the protein MERRTIGATALDVGAIGLGCMPMNWAYRRSEQRGDRSLRTVHAALDAGVSLLDTADMYGPFTNELLLGRVLKERRAEAFVSTKCGLLVGDQHVVANGRPGYVRRACDASLRRLQTEVIDLYQLHRADPEVPVEETWGAMAELVAAGKVRALGLCAVGARSARRGATGSARDGYEGTIRQLERIQQVFPVAAVEAELSVWSPEALVRLLPWCAARGVGFLAAMPLGSGFLTGTLTPGGGFESDDPRARHPRFTAEMMAANQPLVAGLRRVAARHGDDVTPAQVALAWVLGRGPHVVPVPGAKRERWVVENARAAGLRLTAGDLAEIAALPAPRGSWD from the coding sequence GTGGAGCGCAGGACTATCGGGGCGACGGCGCTCGACGTGGGTGCGATCGGCCTGGGGTGCATGCCGATGAACTGGGCGTACAGGCGTTCGGAACAGCGTGGGGACCGCTCGCTGCGGACCGTGCACGCGGCACTGGACGCCGGGGTGAGCCTGCTCGACACCGCCGACATGTACGGGCCGTTCACCAACGAGCTGCTGCTGGGGCGGGTGTTGAAGGAGCGGCGGGCGGAGGCCTTCGTCTCGACGAAGTGCGGACTGCTCGTCGGCGACCAGCACGTGGTCGCCAACGGCAGGCCGGGGTACGTGCGTCGGGCCTGCGACGCCTCGCTGCGACGGTTGCAGACCGAGGTCATCGACCTGTACCAACTGCACCGCGCGGACCCCGAGGTACCCGTCGAGGAGACCTGGGGCGCGATGGCCGAGCTGGTCGCGGCGGGCAAGGTGCGGGCGCTCGGGCTGTGTGCGGTCGGCGCGCGGTCGGCCCGCAGGGGCGCGACCGGCAGCGCCCGTGACGGGTACGAGGGAACGATCCGCCAACTGGAGCGGATCCAGCAGGTCTTCCCGGTGGCGGCGGTCGAGGCCGAGCTGTCGGTGTGGTCGCCGGAGGCGCTCGTCCGGCTGCTGCCCTGGTGCGCGGCGCGCGGGGTGGGATTCCTGGCGGCGATGCCGCTGGGGAGCGGCTTCCTGACCGGCACGCTGACGCCGGGCGGCGGCTTCGAGTCGGACGATCCGCGCGCCCGGCACCCGCGGTTCACTGCCGAGATGATGGCGGCGAACCAGCCGCTGGTGGCGGGCTTGCGGCGGGTCGCCGCACGGCACGGGGACGACGTCACACCGGCGCAGGTGGCGCTGGCGTGGGTGCTCGGACGCGGACCGCACGTCGTGCCGGTGCCGGGGGCGAAGCGGGAGCGGTGGGTGGTGGAGAACGCGCGGGCGGCCGGGCTGCGGCTGACGGCGGGCGATCTCGCGGAGATCGCGGCGCTTCCGGCGCCCCGGGGGTCGTGGGACTGA
- a CDS encoding helix-turn-helix transcriptional regulator — MSACTDGCAMLGAVETRSVSPVFVGRAGEFTALTEALSRATAGEPQALLVGGEAGVGKTRLIEEFLDTACDRGAVVAVGGCVELGADGLPFAPFATALRSLRRKLPEELTAAAEGQEGELARLLPELGDPGSHESSDEDSTARLFELTVRLLERLAADRTVVLVLEDLHWADASTRHLLTYLLRTLRRGRIVVVASYRADDIHRRHPLRPLLAELDRLRTIRRIELSRFTRTEVHRQLTGILAAEPSPGLVEEVFERSDGNAFFVEELVVSHEAGCAPGQLSDSLRDLLLVRVEALPEDAQRVARIVAEGGSTVEYGLLAAVARLSEDELIGALRAAVGANLLLAVPDGDGYRFRHSLVREAVSDDLLPGERSRLNRRYAEALEADPGLVRPDERATRLATYWYHAHDTSKALPAVLRASVATRKRHAYAEQLRLLERAMELWDEAPAEVRRELRPMDYAEAYPPCGCDPETTPLSYLDLLAEAAVAARLSGERERALKIGRMALRLLDGEDVNDPLRAAWFWTEKARLQSNLGLGDGSEEIARAQELVKGLPPSAVHAVVLVGAAGWGMLRNPGPEALAAAERAVEYARHVKAESIELNARLTLGSIMTAAGDVEAGLAEMHEVRERTTDLGQFSEASRAHINISSSLEGLGRSHEAVEIADSGIRLARSYGLVDSVGWIEANRAESLFSLGRWDETRELAERLQHSATSTKPRGSASLRLAQLAAARGETDAAVRYLADARTVYGTRDLLPQYTLPMAQVALAVAAAEGRVRDVRTQLAAAVEAGFPPGTHRYGWPLVLTAATAEADSRGLPAADEGRAEALDLIRRCTRGLAAPAPVWAAHSLQVSQELARAEGRESADRWAEIVAAYEPLDRPAQLARARHRLADALLVEGGHREEATALLREAHATAVGLGARTLREDVELLAARARLSLVPETRTPAPPEPGDDSFGLTPREQDVLRLVAAGRTNRQIAEELFISPKTASVHVSNILAKLGVAGRGEAAALAHRLHLLDTTL; from the coding sequence ATGAGCGCATGCACGGACGGCTGTGCGATGCTCGGCGCCGTGGAGACCAGGTCAGTCAGCCCCGTCTTCGTCGGCCGCGCCGGCGAATTCACCGCCCTCACCGAGGCGCTCTCCCGCGCGACCGCGGGAGAGCCCCAGGCGCTGCTCGTCGGCGGTGAGGCGGGCGTCGGCAAGACCCGGCTCATCGAGGAGTTCCTCGACACGGCCTGTGACCGGGGCGCCGTCGTCGCCGTCGGCGGCTGCGTCGAACTAGGCGCCGACGGTCTGCCCTTCGCGCCCTTCGCCACAGCCCTGCGCTCGCTCCGCCGCAAGCTCCCCGAGGAGCTGACCGCCGCCGCAGAAGGCCAGGAGGGCGAACTCGCCCGGCTCCTGCCCGAACTGGGCGACCCCGGCAGCCACGAGTCCTCCGACGAGGACTCCACCGCGCGCCTCTTCGAACTGACGGTACGGCTCCTGGAGCGGCTCGCCGCCGACCGTACGGTCGTGCTCGTCCTGGAGGACCTGCACTGGGCCGACGCCTCCACCCGGCACCTCCTCACCTACCTCCTCCGCACCCTGCGCCGCGGCAGGATCGTGGTCGTCGCCAGTTACCGCGCCGACGACATCCACCGCCGCCACCCGCTGCGCCCCCTCCTCGCCGAACTCGACCGGCTCCGCACCATCCGCCGCATCGAGCTCTCCCGCTTCACCCGCACCGAGGTCCACCGCCAGCTCACCGGCATCCTCGCCGCCGAACCCTCACCCGGGCTCGTCGAGGAGGTCTTCGAACGCTCCGACGGCAACGCCTTCTTCGTCGAGGAGCTCGTCGTCTCCCACGAGGCCGGCTGCGCCCCCGGACAGCTCAGCGACTCCCTGCGCGACCTGCTGCTCGTCCGGGTCGAGGCGCTCCCCGAGGACGCCCAGCGGGTCGCCAGGATCGTCGCCGAAGGCGGCTCCACCGTCGAGTACGGCCTGCTCGCCGCCGTCGCCCGGCTCAGCGAGGACGAGCTCATCGGGGCGCTCCGGGCCGCCGTCGGCGCCAACCTCCTGCTCGCCGTCCCCGACGGCGACGGCTACCGCTTCCGGCACTCCCTCGTCCGCGAGGCCGTCAGCGACGACCTGCTCCCCGGCGAACGCTCCCGCCTCAACCGGCGCTACGCCGAGGCCCTGGAGGCCGACCCCGGCCTCGTCCGGCCCGACGAGCGGGCCACCCGGCTCGCCACGTACTGGTACCACGCGCACGACACGTCCAAGGCCCTGCCCGCCGTCCTCCGCGCCTCCGTCGCCACCCGCAAGCGCCACGCGTACGCCGAGCAGCTCCGGCTCCTGGAGCGGGCCATGGAGCTCTGGGACGAGGCCCCCGCCGAGGTCCGCCGTGAGCTGCGCCCCATGGACTACGCCGAGGCCTACCCGCCCTGCGGCTGCGACCCCGAGACCACCCCGCTGAGCTACCTCGACCTCCTCGCCGAGGCCGCCGTCGCCGCCCGGCTCAGCGGCGAACGCGAACGCGCCCTGAAGATCGGCAGGATGGCGCTGCGCCTCCTCGACGGCGAGGACGTCAACGACCCCCTGCGGGCCGCCTGGTTCTGGACCGAGAAGGCCCGGCTCCAGTCCAACCTCGGCCTGGGCGACGGCTCCGAGGAGATCGCCCGCGCCCAGGAGCTCGTGAAGGGCCTTCCGCCGTCGGCCGTCCACGCGGTCGTCCTCGTCGGCGCCGCCGGCTGGGGCATGCTCCGCAACCCCGGTCCCGAGGCCCTCGCCGCCGCCGAACGCGCCGTCGAGTACGCCCGGCACGTCAAGGCCGAGTCGATCGAACTCAACGCCCGCCTCACCCTCGGCAGCATCATGACCGCCGCCGGGGACGTCGAGGCAGGTCTCGCCGAGATGCACGAGGTACGGGAGCGGACCACCGACCTCGGCCAGTTCAGCGAGGCCTCACGCGCCCACATCAACATCTCCTCCTCCCTTGAGGGCCTCGGCCGCTCCCACGAGGCCGTCGAGATCGCCGACTCCGGCATCCGCCTGGCCCGCTCGTACGGACTCGTCGACAGCGTCGGCTGGATCGAGGCCAACCGCGCCGAGTCCCTCTTCTCCCTGGGCCGCTGGGACGAGACACGGGAGCTCGCCGAACGGCTCCAGCACTCGGCGACCAGCACCAAGCCCCGCGGCTCGGCCTCCCTCCGCCTCGCCCAGCTCGCCGCCGCCCGGGGCGAGACCGACGCGGCCGTTCGCTACCTCGCCGACGCCCGCACCGTCTACGGCACCCGCGACCTGCTCCCGCAGTACACCCTGCCCATGGCCCAGGTCGCGCTCGCCGTGGCCGCCGCCGAGGGCCGCGTCCGGGACGTCCGGACCCAGCTCGCCGCCGCCGTGGAGGCCGGCTTCCCGCCCGGCACCCACCGGTACGGCTGGCCTCTCGTCCTCACTGCCGCCACCGCCGAGGCCGACAGCCGGGGACTGCCCGCCGCCGACGAGGGCCGTGCCGAGGCGCTCGACCTGATCCGCCGCTGCACCCGCGGCCTCGCCGCCCCTGCCCCGGTCTGGGCCGCCCACTCCCTGCAGGTGTCCCAGGAGCTCGCCCGCGCCGAGGGCCGTGAGTCCGCCGACCGCTGGGCCGAGATCGTCGCCGCCTACGAGCCGCTGGACCGCCCGGCCCAGCTGGCCCGCGCCCGCCACCGCCTCGCCGACGCCCTGCTCGTCGAGGGCGGCCATCGCGAGGAGGCCACGGCGCTGCTGCGCGAGGCCCACGCCACCGCCGTCGGCCTCGGGGCCCGCACGCTCCGCGAGGACGTGGAACTCCTCGCCGCCCGGGCCCGTCTCTCCCTGGTGCCCGAGACACGGACTCCGGCACCCCCGGAACCCGGCGACGACAGCTTCGGCCTGACCCCCCGCGAGCAGGACGTGCTCCGCCTGGTCGCGGCCGGCCGCACCAACCGGCAGATCGCCGAGGAGCTCTTCATCTCACCGAAGACGGCGAGCGTCCACGTCTCCAACATCCTCGCCAAGCTCGGCGTCGCCGGCCGCGGCGAGGCCGCCGCCCTCGCCCACCGCCTCCACCTCCTCGACACGACGCTCTGA